The proteins below are encoded in one region of Mangifera indica cultivar Alphonso chromosome 7, CATAS_Mindica_2.1, whole genome shotgun sequence:
- the LOC123221796 gene encoding stemmadenine O-acetyltransferase-like, with protein MEIEVEVISKETVKPSSPTPHHLHHYQFSFPDQLSPSVYIPLIYYYDILDHKLGNSDVFSNLKSSLSKVLCHYYPLAGCLKHNYVDCNDDGVVFLKAQVSCQLSQFIQEPLLTELNKFLPYDRQKQYGLENSVLAIQVNFFNCGSFAIGVLISHKIADASSMITFIKNWAATARGESANFCPQFVSAILFPPKDVGGLSSTEAVPTKENIVMKRFVFSGYKIAALREKYSDKPTLEDNKIHPTRVEVLSSFIWSRFAASTGTKIGFERPYMLVQAVNLRKRMHEPLPDDSFGNIAGPSGIIVSEDSESKDVYSLIRKFRNAISKINGDYVMKLQAGAMEDFGFSVTNDERLNKAEMVNFWYSSLCRFPVYEADFGWGRPIWIAWGGLPYRNLVTLMDTKDGDGIEAWVHMTEEDMAKFENDHHLLSYLSPTSNP; from the coding sequence CATCTTCACCATTACCAATTCTCCTTTCCAGATCAATTATCTCCATCTGTCTATATCCCTTTGATCTACTACTACGATATTCTTGATCACAAACTTGGCAACAGTGATGTCTTCAGCAACCTGAAATCATCTTTATCTAAGGTTCTCTGTCATTATTATCCATTAGCTGGCTGCCTTAAACACAACTATGTAGACTGCAACGATGATGGTGTGGTTTTCTTGAAGGCTCAAGTCAGTTGCCAACTCTCACAATTCATCCAAGAGCCACTTCTTACTGAGCTCAATAAATTCCTCCCTTATGATCGTCAGAAACAATATGGGCTTGAAAATTCAGTCCTTGCCATCCAAGTCAACTTCTTTAACTGTGGCAGTTTTGCCATTGGTGTGCTCATTTCACACAAGATTGCAGATGCTTCATCAATGATCACGTTTATCAAGAATTGGGCTGCTACCGCTCGTGGAGAAAGCGCCAATTTTTGTCCACAATTTGTGTCTGCCATCCTCTTCCCACCTAAAGATGTAGGTGGGTTATCTAGCACAGAAGCTGTTCCCACAAAGGAAAATATTGTGATGAAGAGGTTTGTTTTCAGTGGCTATAAAATAGCTGCTCTCAGAGAAAAATATTCTGATAAACCCACCTTAGAAGATAACAAGATACATCCAACGCGTGTGGAGGTGTTATCATCTTTTATATGGAGTCGTTTTGCTGCCTCCACTGGAACAAAGATTGGGTTTGAAAGGCCTTACATGCTGGTTCAAGCAGTGAATTTGCGTAAGAGGATGCATGAGCCACTACCAGATGATTCATTTGGGAATATAGCTGGACCGTCTGGGATAATTGTTTCAGAGGATTCAGAATCGAAAGATGTCTATAGTCTAATCAGAAAGTTTAGAAATGCAATAAGCAAAATCAACGGGGATTATGTGATGAAACTGCAGGCTGGCGCCATGGAAGACTTTGGTTTTTCTGTAACGAATGATGAAAGATTGAACAAAGCAGAGATGGTCAACTTCTGGTATTCAAGTCTTTGCAGGTTTCCTGTGTATGAAGCTGACTTTGGGTGGGGGAGGCCAATATGGATAGCTTGGGGTGGCTTGCCTTACAGGAATTTAGTCACTTTAATGGACACCAAAGATGGAGATGGAATTGAGGCATGGGTTCACATGACAGAAGAAGACATGGccaaatttgaaaatgaccacCATCTGCTTTCTTATCTTTCTCCAACCTCAAACccataa